A stretch of the Corylus avellana chromosome ca6, CavTom2PMs-1.0 genome encodes the following:
- the LOC132184078 gene encoding uncharacterized protein LOC132184078, producing the protein MDKDSLRSNSINNNANVNNTNGRETTIGGGADASLLLRAGSETIRQTTSSDFVLQWGNRKRLRCMKVQVKDNNNNDSAAPVQRNTVRVDRRVVRVDKDSSNQPTSANHSNGYLNLRQRPSSPPLPPSQRILRNSETSSAMRGQSNGGVRGIASPDRGAHDKRGTNTNNNGNNHHHHNENNKSAASSETAHDSKKGGSSSGSGEAGLPVWPPKFVIALTNKEKEEDFMAIKGSKLPQRPKKRAKFIQRTLNLVSPGAWLCDLTLERYEVREKKISKKRPRGLKAMGNMDSDSE; encoded by the exons ATGGATAAGGACTCTCTGAGGAGCAACAGTATTAATAATAATGCCAACGTAAACAATACGAACGGTAGGGAGACTACCATAGGAGGAGGAGCAGATGCGTCGTTGTTGCTGAGAGCTGGCTCCGAGACCATCAGACAAACGACGTCGTCGGATTTCGTGTTGCAGTGGGGAAACCGGAAGAGGCTTAGGTGCATGAAGGTCCAGGTCAaggacaacaacaacaacgacTCGGCCGCCCCGGTTCAAAGGAACACGGTTCGGGTGGACCGGAGGGTCGTGAGAGTCGATAAGGACTCGTCCAATCAGCCCACTAGCGCCAATCATAGTAATGGGTATTTGAATCTGCGTCAGCGCCCGTCTTCGCCTCCGCTACCGCCATCTCAGCGAATTCTCAG GAACTCTGAGACATCCAGTGCCATGAGAGGGCAAAGCAACGGAGGTGTGAGGGGAATTGCTTCACCGGACAGGGGTGCGCACGATAAGAGAGGGACCAATACCAATAATAACGGCAACAACCACCACCATCACAATGAGAATAACAAATCAGCGGCATCTTCGGAGACTGCGCACGATAGCAAGAAGGGAGGGTCGTCGTCCGGAAGCGGCGAGGCTGGGCTACCGGTATGGCCCCCGAAGTTCGTCATTGCTTTGACTAACAAGGAGAAAGAGGAGGATTTCATGGCCATCAAGGGGTCTAAGCTTCCTCAGAGACCCAAGAAGAGAGCCAAATTCATACAGCGCACCCTCAAT CTAGTCAGCCCAGGAGCATGGTTGTGTGATCTGACCCTGGAAAGATACGAGGTCAGGGAGAAGAAGATATCCAAGAAG AGACCTAGAGGATTAAAAGCTATGGGCAACATGGACTCTGACTCTGAGTAG
- the LOC132184898 gene encoding glycosyltransferase BC10-like yields the protein MQLRGGVPLEEGKEPAVINRTNQSKALPFKVLQLLVPILALCIAFSVISIYTIRHFGITSVVTTVASTLPPCHDEPTSLEEWIRPPLNLIHAMTDKELLWRASFAPRIKEYPFQRVPKIAFMFLTKGPLPLAPLWEKFLKGHEGLYSIYVHSLPSFQASFPPSSVFYRRQIPSQVSEWGRMSMCDAERRLLANALLDISNERFILLSESCIPVYNFSVIYHYLMKSRHGFMGVFDDPGPYGRGRYNENMAPEVVITQWRKGSQWFEVNRNLAMNIVEDTVFYTKFEQFCRPACYVDEHYFPTMLTIQAGNVLANRSITWVDWSRGGAHPASFGRSDITDEFFKRILKGQNCSYNDRSSSICFLFARKFAPSSLEPLLQLAPTVLGF from the exons ATGCAATTGAGGGGTGGTGTACCATTAGAGGAAGGCAAGGAACCAGCGGTTATAAACAGGACAAACCAATCTAAAGCATTGCCGTTTAAGGTTCTTCAGTTACTTGTACCGATTCTGGCTCTCTGCATTGCCTTCTCGGTCATTAGTATATACACAATTCGGCACTTTGGTATTACTAGTGTAGTGACAACGGTGGCATCCACATTACCGCCGTGCCATGATGAACCAACAAGTTTGGAGGAGTGGATTAGGCCGCCATTGAATTTAATCCATGCTATGACTGATAAGGAACTTTTGTGGAGGGCCTCTTTTGCGCCTCGGATAAAAGAGTATCCCTTTCAGAGAGTTCCCAAGATTGCATTTATGTTCTTGACTAAAGGGCCATTGCCGCTGGCACCTCTTTGGGAGAAGTTTTTGAAGGGGCATGAAGGGCTTTATTCGATATATGTTCATTCACTGCCATCATTCCAGGCCAGCTTCCCACCTTCATCAGTTTTTTATAGGAGACAGATCCCTAGCCAG GTCTCTGAGTGGGGAAGGATGAGTATGTGTGATGCTGAGAGAAGACTCCTTGCTAATGCGTTGCTCGATATCTCCAACGAACGGTTCATTCTCCTTTCTGAATCATGCATTCCTGTCTATAATTTCAGTGTCATCTACCACTATTTGATGAAATCTAGACATGGCTTCATGGGCGTGTTTGATGATCCGGGACCATATGGGAGAGGCCGCTATAACGAGAACATGGCACCCGAGGTAGTTATTACCCAGTGGCGTAAAGGGTCTCAATGGTTTGAAGTTAACCGGAACCTTGCCATGAATATTGTGGAAGATACCGTGTTTTACACAAAATTCGAACAATTCTGTCGACCTGCATGTTACGTGGATGAGCATTATTTCCCCACCATGTTAACCATCCAAGCAGGGAATGTGTTGGCAAATAGAAGCATCACTTGGGTGGATTGGTCGAGGGGTGGAGCACACCCAGCTAGTTTTGGAAGATCAGACATCACTGATGAGTTTTTCAAACGAATTCTTAAAGGTCAAAACTGCAGTTACAATGATAGGTCCTCTTCAATTTGTTtcctatttgcaagaaaatttgCTCCAAGTTCCTTGGAACCCCTATTACAATTAGCACCAACAGTTTTGGGCTTCtga